One genomic region from Proteus vulgaris encodes:
- a CDS encoding NADH-quinone oxidoreductase subunit C, whose translation MSYQNYVSRKEGKELGGDYVAKVREKFPSAVLDEERQTADQLTITVKTESLPEVVEYLYYGLGGWLPVLFGNDERSLNGDYAVYYALSMEEGEKCWVVVKAHVSPITLEFPSVTPRVPAAVWGEREIRDMYGLIPVGLPDERRLVLPDDWPEEMYPLRKDAMDYRQRPAPATEVETYPFLNEGKQDARVVPIGPMHITSDEPGHFRLFVDGENIVDADYRMFYVHRGMEKLAETRMGYNEVTFLSDRVCGICGFTHSVAYVTSVENALGIEVPRRAHTIRSILLEVERLHSHLLNIGLASHFTGFDTGFMQFFRIREKSMQIAEMLTGARKTYGLNLIGGIRRDILKDQRLKTIQLVREMRLEVTELVDILLSAPNMEQRTVGVGILDKKVARDFSPVGPMIRASGFKRDVRFDHPFADYGNLPLTLFSYEGGDVFSRVMVRIKEVLDSMAMIEYALDNLPEGPLLTEGFTYQPYKFALGFTEAPRGEDVHWSMLGDNQKLFRWRCRAATYANWPVLRYMLQGNTVSDAPLIIGSLDPCYSCTDRVTLVDVKKRKSKTVSYKEIERYSIERKNSPLK comes from the coding sequence GTGAGCTACCAAAATTATGTCAGTAGAAAAGAGGGAAAAGAATTAGGCGGAGATTATGTTGCCAAAGTTCGTGAAAAATTCCCATCAGCTGTTCTTGATGAAGAGCGACAAACCGCTGATCAATTGACGATAACAGTAAAAACGGAATCACTTCCTGAAGTGGTGGAATACCTGTATTACGGCTTAGGCGGTTGGTTACCTGTTTTATTTGGTAATGATGAACGTAGTTTAAACGGGGACTATGCTGTTTATTACGCATTATCAATGGAAGAGGGTGAAAAGTGCTGGGTTGTTGTAAAAGCCCATGTTAGCCCAATCACTTTAGAATTCCCGTCAGTAACACCGCGTGTACCTGCTGCGGTGTGGGGCGAACGTGAAATCCGTGATATGTACGGCCTTATCCCTGTTGGTTTACCTGATGAACGTCGTTTAGTGCTTCCAGATGACTGGCCTGAAGAGATGTATCCACTGCGTAAAGACGCGATGGATTACCGCCAACGTCCAGCACCAGCAACTGAAGTTGAAACTTATCCTTTCTTGAATGAAGGTAAGCAAGATGCACGCGTTGTACCAATTGGCCCTATGCACATTACCTCAGATGAACCGGGACACTTCCGCTTATTCGTAGACGGTGAAAACATTGTCGATGCTGATTACCGCATGTTCTATGTTCATCGTGGTATGGAAAAACTGGCTGAAACCCGTATGGGTTATAACGAAGTCACATTCTTATCAGACCGCGTGTGTGGTATTTGTGGTTTTACTCACAGTGTGGCGTATGTGACTTCTGTTGAAAATGCGTTAGGCATTGAAGTGCCTCGTCGTGCGCATACTATTCGTTCTATCTTATTAGAAGTCGAACGTCTTCATAGCCATTTATTAAATATTGGTTTAGCTAGCCACTTTACAGGCTTTGATACTGGTTTTATGCAATTTTTCCGTATTCGTGAAAAATCAATGCAAATTGCAGAAATGCTGACCGGTGCGCGTAAAACGTATGGCTTAAACTTAATTGGTGGTATTCGTCGCGATATCTTAAAAGATCAGCGTCTGAAAACAATTCAGTTAGTTAGAGAAATGCGTCTAGAAGTCACTGAACTGGTAGATATTCTTCTATCAGCGCCTAATATGGAACAGCGTACAGTCGGCGTAGGTATTTTAGATAAGAAAGTGGCTCGTGATTTCAGCCCAGTAGGTCCAATGATCAGAGCAAGTGGTTTTAAACGTGACGTGCGTTTTGACCACCCATTTGCAGATTATGGCAATCTTCCACTGACTCTATTTAGTTATGAAGGTGGCGACGTATTCTCCCGTGTGATGGTACGTATCAAAGAGGTTTTGGATTCAATGGCAATGATTGAATACGCCTTAGATAATTTGCCAGAAGGCCCATTGTTAACCGAAGGCTTTACTTATCAACCTTATAAATTTGCACTAGGCTTTACTGAAGCACCACGAGGCGAAGACGTTCACTGGAGTATGTTGGGTGATAACCAAAAATTATTCCGCTGGCGTTGTCGTGCTGCAACTTATGCTAACTGGCCTGTATTACGTTATATGTTGCAAGGAAATACCGTCTCTGATGCGCCGTTAATTATCGGTAGTCTTGACCCTTGTTATTCCTGTACTGACAGGGTAACGCTCGTCGATGTGAAAAAACGTAAATCTAAAACAGTTTCTTATAAAGAAATTGAACGTTACAGCATCGAACGTAAAAATTCGCCGCTCAAGTGA
- a CDS encoding 4Fe-4S dicluster domain-containing protein, translating to MNRFVIAEPQRCIGCNTCMAACSEVHQAVGLQAHPRLTVVKVEDQTAPMLCRHCEDAPCARVCPVNAITHEDNMIFLNESLCIGCKLCGLVCPFGAITPSGSKPVNLPAVFEHFVPEEMLADVPASLPTTNPFLAWNVGVRAIAVKCDLCAFSDEGPACVNVCPTDALHLVEEDKLEEQMKTRRLGSVMEPITSLDDLSTLTQERK from the coding sequence ATGAATCGCTTTGTAATTGCAGAGCCACAACGATGCATAGGGTGTAATACCTGTATGGCAGCTTGTTCAGAAGTTCACCAAGCTGTGGGTTTACAGGCGCATCCGCGTCTTACAGTGGTAAAAGTGGAGGATCAGACAGCACCGATGCTTTGTCGGCACTGTGAGGATGCTCCTTGTGCTCGCGTGTGCCCAGTCAATGCCATCACTCATGAAGATAATATGATCTTTCTTAATGAGAGCCTGTGTATTGGCTGTAAGTTGTGTGGTCTGGTTTGTCCTTTTGGTGCAATTACACCATCAGGCAGTAAACCCGTTAACTTACCGGCTGTTTTTGAACACTTTGTGCCTGAAGAAATGTTGGCTGATGTACCAGCAAGCCTTCCAACAACCAACCCATTCCTTGCATGGAATGTGGGTGTCCGCGCAATCGCAGTGAAATGCGATTTATGTGCTTTCTCAGATGAAGGCCCTGCTTGTGTCAACGTATGTCCAACAGATGCATTGCATTTAGTTGAAGAAGACAAACTTGAAGAGCAGATGAAAACGCGTCGCTTAGGCTCAGTGATGGAACCAATTACCAGTCTTGACGATTTATCTACTTTGACACAGGAGCGGAAGTAA
- a CDS encoding pirin family protein, with protein sequence MEHQHSDAVNAPLRITSKTRDVGGIETYRALPDKKQRLIGPWCFLDHLGPTVFNDSVDKLAISPHPHIGLQTFTWMLDGEILHRDSLGFQQVIRPQQVNLMTAGHGISHSEDSHGDKKEVHLAQLWIVLPNDKRNMPPRFDHYPDLPKWQADGADFTLLIGDYQNQNSPVLCLLPMVGMDIMAKHATRILLSLNPKYEYGLFVLTGEMIIEGETFAANELAYIGIQNSESLTIELSDNAQILFLGGEPLNEKILMWWNFIGRSKEEIQQAITDWNAGSERFGKVVNDERTPLVSPLMP encoded by the coding sequence ATGGAACATCAACACTCTGATGCAGTAAATGCCCCATTACGTATTACCTCTAAAACCCGTGATGTTGGAGGGATTGAAACTTATCGTGCTTTACCTGATAAAAAACAACGCTTAATTGGACCTTGGTGTTTTCTCGATCATTTAGGCCCTACCGTTTTTAATGATTCTGTCGATAAATTAGCCATTTCGCCACATCCCCATATTGGCTTGCAAACCTTTACTTGGATGTTAGATGGGGAAATATTACATCGTGATAGCCTCGGTTTTCAGCAAGTTATTCGTCCTCAACAAGTTAATTTAATGACAGCAGGGCATGGTATTAGCCATTCAGAAGATAGCCATGGTGATAAAAAAGAAGTTCATCTGGCACAATTATGGATAGTGCTACCAAACGATAAAAGAAATATGCCACCGCGTTTTGATCACTATCCTGACCTACCCAAATGGCAAGCCGACGGTGCTGATTTCACGTTATTAATTGGTGATTATCAAAATCAGAACTCTCCCGTATTATGTTTATTACCCATGGTTGGCATGGATATTATGGCAAAACATGCCACTCGTATTCTTTTATCATTAAATCCTAAATATGAATATGGGCTTTTTGTCTTAACGGGAGAAATGATAATAGAAGGGGAAACCTTTGCTGCGAATGAACTTGCTTATATTGGGATACAAAACTCAGAGTCATTAACGATTGAACTTAGTGATAATGCCCAAATTCTCTTTTTAGGTGGTGAACCTTTAAATGAAAAAATTTTGATGTGGTGGAATTTTATTGGTCGTAGCAAAGAGGAAATTCAGCAAGCAATTACCGATTGGAATGCGGGCAGTGAGCGTTTTGGTAAAGTGGTTAATGATGAAAGAACACCGCTGGTATCACCTTTAATGCCTTAA
- the hyfH gene encoding hydrogenase 4 subunit H, which produces MLKLFKTIIKTGEATTKYPFKPLDLPDGFRGKPEYDAQQCIVCGACTAACPANALTMETNLETGERHWQLFIGRCIYCGRCEEVCPTRAIVLSDMFETAVTKKSDLYIKGTFKLLNCRECHQPFTPRKSVEYAMELLVQSGWDEQTVEAMRPQFETCPECKRKHNLLSDGRENISVGEIGSTIK; this is translated from the coding sequence ATGTTAAAATTGTTTAAAACCATAATCAAAACAGGCGAAGCAACGACCAAATATCCGTTTAAGCCTCTGGATTTACCTGATGGTTTCAGAGGAAAGCCTGAATATGATGCACAGCAATGTATTGTCTGTGGTGCTTGCACCGCAGCCTGTCCTGCTAATGCGTTAACGATGGAAACGAATTTGGAAACAGGCGAGCGTCATTGGCAATTATTCATTGGTCGCTGTATTTACTGCGGTCGTTGTGAAGAAGTTTGCCCAACAAGAGCGATTGTTTTATCCGATATGTTTGAAACGGCAGTGACTAAAAAGTCAGATCTTTATATTAAAGGGACTTTTAAATTATTGAATTGCCGAGAATGCCATCAACCATTTACGCCTAGAAAATCAGTTGAATATGCGATGGAACTATTAGTGCAATCAGGTTGGGATGAGCAAACTGTTGAAGCGATGCGCCCACAATTTGAAACTTGCCCTGAATGTAAGCGTAAACATAACTTGTTATCTGATGGTCGTGAAAATATTAGTGTGGGCGAAATTGGGAGTACAATAAAATGA
- a CDS encoding hydrogenase 4 subunit D — translation MITMENIALATLLIPFAGALITSLMPNRMAKWLCTLFALLATLGTVVLGWQFLAEGKVDTTITLVQYGDVALFGFTIDRVSTLIAFAVVFLGLLVSFYSTGYLTNGNREHPHDGTRRYYAFLLIFIGAMAGLVLSSTILGQLLFFEITGGCSWGLIGYYQSEKSLRSAMKALLITHVASIGLYLAAATLFVSTGTFELTAIATLDEPTKLIVFGGILFAAWGKSAQLPLQAWLPDAMEAPTPVSAYLHAASMVKVGVYIFARAIMSADGDVPHLIGWVGITMAVITLIYGFMMYLPQKDMKRLLAWSTITQLSYIFLALSISIFGPREAFEGGIAYIFNHAFAKSLFFLVAGALSYSCGTRMLPRLKGLINKYPLLGVGFCVAALAIAGVPPMNGFFSKFPIFAAGFELSSVFWVMTPIMVLVLIESVASFTWFIYWFGRVVPGKPSTEVAQGQPVPMAMQIVIGILIVMSFASSVIAVTWLG, via the coding sequence ATGATTACAATGGAAAATATAGCTCTTGCGACCTTACTCATCCCATTTGCGGGGGCGTTGATTACGTCCTTAATGCCAAATCGGATGGCGAAGTGGTTATGTACACTGTTCGCTTTATTAGCCACATTAGGAACGGTTGTTTTAGGTTGGCAGTTCCTCGCTGAAGGTAAAGTCGATACCACAATTACGCTAGTACAATATGGTGATGTTGCGCTCTTTGGTTTTACCATTGACCGTGTCAGTACATTGATTGCTTTCGCTGTTGTGTTCTTAGGATTGTTAGTGAGTTTTTACTCTACTGGCTATCTGACCAATGGCAACCGTGAGCATCCACATGATGGTACTCGTCGCTATTATGCCTTTTTACTGATTTTTATTGGTGCAATGGCGGGATTAGTCCTTTCATCGACTATTTTAGGTCAACTCCTGTTTTTCGAAATCACAGGGGGATGTTCTTGGGGATTAATCGGCTACTACCAATCTGAAAAATCACTGCGCTCAGCAATGAAAGCGTTGTTGATCACTCACGTTGCTTCAATCGGTCTTTATCTTGCAGCAGCAACCTTGTTTGTGAGTACGGGTACCTTTGAGTTAACCGCAATTGCAACTTTAGATGAACCAACCAAACTGATTGTGTTTGGCGGAATTCTCTTTGCTGCTTGGGGTAAATCAGCTCAATTACCACTGCAAGCTTGGTTACCTGATGCGATGGAAGCACCAACTCCTGTGAGTGCTTACTTACACGCAGCATCAATGGTAAAAGTCGGTGTTTACATCTTTGCTCGTGCGATTATGTCAGCAGATGGTGATGTCCCTCATCTTATTGGTTGGGTGGGTATTACGATGGCAGTTATCACGTTGATTTATGGCTTTATGATGTATCTGCCACAAAAAGATATGAAACGCCTGTTAGCATGGTCAACCATTACTCAGCTCTCTTATATCTTCCTTGCATTATCTATTTCTATCTTTGGACCGCGCGAAGCGTTCGAAGGCGGTATCGCTTATATCTTTAACCATGCCTTCGCTAAAAGCTTGTTCTTCTTAGTTGCAGGTGCGTTGAGTTATAGCTGTGGTACTCGTATGTTGCCTCGCTTAAAAGGGTTAATTAACAAATATCCATTATTGGGTGTCGGTTTCTGTGTTGCCGCACTGGCAATCGCAGGTGTTCCACCAATGAATGGTTTCTTTAGTAAATTCCCAATTTTTGCCGCAGGTTTTGAACTGTCGAGTGTTTTCTGGGTGATGACACCAATTATGGTGCTGGTACTGATTGAATCTGTTGCTAGCTTCACTTGGTTTATCTACTGGTTTGGTCGAGTTGTTCCTGGCAAACCAAGTACAGAAGTTGCACAAGGGCAACCTGTTCCTATGGCAATGCAAATTGTGATTGGAATACTGATTGTGATGTCCTTTGCATCCAGTGTTATCGCAGTCACTTGGCTAGGATAA
- a CDS encoding respiratory chain complex I subunit 1 family protein has translation MTFQEAPTLMMGIFALIQALFLLAITPLCTGISRTIRAKMHSRQGPGILQDYRDIFKLFKRQSVAPEQSGVIFQVMPYVLLGSMLVVAMALPVFTATSLFAGAADLIALIYLFALYRFFFSLSGLDSGSPFAGIGASRELTLGVLVEPILVLSLIVVALIVGSTNVGTISATLAQGWVSPTATLLALLACAFAAFIEMGKMPFDVAEAEQELQEGPLTEYSGSGFAMVKLGLGLKQVVVAELFLAIFIPFGKATEFTFIALIIALVLMAVKLLVVFVLASLVENSLARGRFLLTHHVTWLGFGVAALALVFYLTGL, from the coding sequence ATGACTTTCCAAGAAGCACCTACGTTAATGATGGGAATATTCGCGTTAATACAAGCACTCTTTTTGCTGGCGATAACCCCATTATGTACAGGTATTTCGCGCACAATTCGCGCCAAGATGCATTCGCGTCAAGGCCCCGGAATTCTGCAAGATTATCGAGATATCTTTAAGTTATTTAAACGTCAATCAGTGGCACCTGAGCAATCTGGTGTGATCTTCCAAGTGATGCCGTATGTGTTACTCGGAAGCATGCTGGTGGTTGCTATGGCACTGCCTGTCTTTACAGCAACGTCACTGTTTGCAGGTGCAGCGGATCTTATCGCACTGATTTATCTGTTTGCACTTTATCGTTTCTTCTTCTCTTTATCTGGTTTGGATTCAGGAAGCCCATTTGCTGGTATTGGTGCTAGCCGTGAATTAACACTGGGTGTGTTAGTTGAGCCAATCTTAGTGTTATCACTGATTGTGGTGGCTTTAATTGTGGGTTCAACCAACGTTGGCACTATCAGTGCAACACTGGCTCAAGGTTGGGTATCTCCAACTGCCACACTGTTAGCCTTACTCGCTTGTGCTTTTGCTGCATTTATTGAAATGGGCAAAATGCCATTCGACGTTGCGGAAGCTGAGCAAGAGTTACAAGAAGGGCCATTAACTGAGTATTCAGGCTCTGGTTTTGCAATGGTAAAACTGGGTCTTGGTTTAAAACAAGTGGTTGTGGCTGAACTGTTCTTAGCCATCTTTATTCCTTTCGGTAAAGCAACAGAATTCACCTTTATTGCATTGATCATTGCGCTAGTTTTAATGGCAGTGAAATTGTTAGTAGTGTTTGTATTAGCGTCATTGGTTGAAAACAGTTTAGCGCGTGGTCGCTTCTTACTGACTCACCATGTGACATGGTTAGGATTCGGTGTTGCGGCACTGGCTCTTGTTTTCTATTTAACCGGTCTATAA
- a CDS encoding hydrogenase 4 subunit F, whose amino-acid sequence MNQTTMLTILMFAPLVFSILAFLSPLLKAGARPVVTGIHAIGITVLLIAALGTVADVMSHGEILAAANWVHVDSLGALFLAILGIIGFLTGLYSIGYMNHEVDEGEISVRTLCNYYGFFHLFLFTMLLAITSNNLILMWAAIEATTLSSAFLVGIYGQRSSLEAAWKYIIICSVGVAFGLFGTILVYANAASFMPDPDQAIFWTEVLKYTDQLDPTLMHLAFVFILIGFGTKTGLFPMHAWLPDAHSEAPSPVSALLSAVLLNCALLIIIRYYIIIDAAIGTEFTRNLLLIFGFLSVAIAAFFILIQRDMKRLLAYSSVENMGLIAVALGIGGPIGILAALFHTLNHSLAKALLFCGSGNVLLKYGTRDLNVVKGMFKVMPLSAALFAGGALALGGMPPFNVFISEFMIVVAGLASQHIGLTILLLLLLTVVLGGLVRMVAKTVFGPKPDVVAKGELGILTTLPMVILIALMLLMGTHIPKPVSELLENAANIVMNIDKSESPTYAWPTALISNPSTSVQEM is encoded by the coding sequence ATGAACCAAACAACCATGTTAACAATTTTAATGTTTGCACCGCTGGTATTTTCAATACTGGCGTTTCTAAGTCCGTTATTAAAAGCGGGTGCGCGTCCTGTCGTGACGGGTATTCATGCTATTGGTATCACCGTATTGTTAATCGCTGCATTAGGGACTGTGGCAGATGTCATGTCTCATGGCGAAATATTGGCTGCTGCTAATTGGGTTCATGTGGATAGCCTAGGCGCATTATTTCTTGCCATCTTAGGTATTATCGGCTTTTTAACTGGGCTTTATTCTATTGGCTATATGAATCATGAAGTGGATGAGGGTGAAATCTCAGTGCGCACTTTGTGTAACTACTATGGTTTCTTCCACCTCTTTTTATTCACCATGTTATTAGCAATCACAAGTAATAACTTGATCTTAATGTGGGCGGCCATTGAAGCAACAACCCTAAGCTCTGCATTCTTAGTCGGAATTTATGGTCAACGTTCTTCTCTGGAAGCAGCGTGGAAGTACATCATCATTTGTAGTGTGGGTGTGGCGTTTGGTCTTTTCGGTACTATTTTGGTTTATGCCAATGCCGCAAGCTTTATGCCTGATCCAGATCAGGCTATCTTCTGGACTGAAGTGTTGAAATATACAGACCAGTTAGACCCAACACTGATGCATTTAGCTTTTGTCTTTATTTTAATCGGTTTCGGTACCAAAACGGGTTTATTCCCAATGCATGCATGGTTACCCGATGCGCACAGTGAAGCACCAAGCCCAGTCAGTGCGCTGTTATCAGCTGTACTACTGAATTGTGCGCTGTTAATCATCATTCGTTACTACATCATTATTGATGCGGCAATTGGTACTGAATTTACACGTAACTTACTGTTAATCTTTGGTTTCCTCTCTGTTGCTATCGCGGCGTTCTTTATCCTTATTCAGCGTGATATGAAACGTCTTTTAGCATATTCCAGTGTGGAAAACATGGGGTTAATCGCCGTCGCATTAGGAATTGGTGGACCGATCGGTATTTTGGCTGCTTTATTCCACACCTTAAACCACAGTCTGGCGAAAGCCCTGTTGTTCTGTGGCTCTGGTAACGTGTTATTGAAATACGGTACTCGTGATTTAAATGTCGTGAAAGGCATGTTTAAAGTGATGCCATTAAGTGCAGCGCTTTTTGCTGGTGGTGCTTTAGCGTTAGGCGGTATGCCTCCTTTCAACGTCTTTATCAGTGAATTTATGATTGTTGTAGCAGGTTTAGCTTCTCAGCACATTGGCTTAACTATCCTATTATTATTGTTATTGACCGTGGTATTAGGTGGGTTAGTTCGTATGGTGGCTAAAACTGTCTTTGGTCCAAAACCTGATGTTGTTGCTAAAGGTGAACTGGGAATTTTAACCACATTACCAATGGTCATTCTGATTGCACTTATGCTGTTAATGGGAACTCACATTCCTAAGCCTGTCAGCGAGCTGTTAGAAAATGCCGCTAATATCGTGATGAATATTGATAAAAGTGAGTCACCTACTTATGCATGGCCAACGGCTTTAATCAGCAATCCATCCACATCGGTTCAGGAGATGTAA
- the hyfB gene encoding hydrogenase 4 subunit B: protein MEPLQLLLWSVILYVVGGVIALFLKKQEGLAILISGISAIIGGVLGILSALPVIFGGEIATFTAAGPFDFAAFVVRMDMLGAFMVFVISLLVSVCALYSLAYVQEYKGRGAWSMGFFMNLFIASMVGLVVMDNAFYFIILFEMMSLASWFLVIADQDDESIHAGLLYFFIAHAGSVLIMIAFFLMWRESGSLDFDSFRQLSLSPAMASVVFLLGFFGFGAKAGMLPLHSWLPKAHPAAPSHASALMSGVMVKIGIFGIIKVGIDLLGATEMWWGIVVLAFGAVSSVLGVMYALAEHDLKRLLAWHTVENIGIILMGVGVGMVGMATDHPVIAALGLLGALYHLLNHAVFKGLLFLGAGAIINQIHTRDMDKMGGLAKLMPYTATAFLIGCMAISALPPLNGFVSEWYTYQSLFTMSHEGNFVMRLSGPIAIIMLAITGALAAMCFVKVYGVSFCGGPRSEQATKAKEVPLPMTIAMGLLALFCVVLGVGAAFVAPIIANIAMSLSETSALTVAQGSMLVPDAASQAMFSPALTFVLLIALPLIPFLIYLGLKGNQPAFRRKGNPWACGYVWEKDMAVSAGGFTQALRSMFAPLYRMRKQLDPSPLLSRGFNKTQLGAEKVEPFWDERIIYPLVRGIQRFAKRIQCLQGGDFRLYCLYVVAALVILLLVIAA, encoded by the coding sequence ATGGAACCTCTTCAGTTACTGCTGTGGTCAGTCATCCTGTATGTTGTTGGTGGCGTTATTGCACTGTTTTTAAAAAAACAGGAAGGGTTGGCAATCCTTATTTCAGGGATCAGCGCAATCATTGGTGGTGTCTTAGGTATTTTAAGTGCATTACCGGTTATTTTTGGCGGTGAGATTGCGACTTTTACCGCTGCAGGGCCTTTCGATTTTGCCGCCTTCGTGGTGCGTATGGATATGTTAGGCGCGTTTATGGTGTTCGTCATTTCATTACTGGTCAGCGTATGTGCACTTTATTCTCTTGCTTATGTACAAGAATATAAAGGACGTGGCGCTTGGAGCATGGGATTCTTTATGAATCTGTTTATTGCTTCTATGGTTGGCTTAGTGGTGATGGATAATGCGTTCTACTTTATTATCCTATTCGAAATGATGTCACTGGCTTCTTGGTTCTTAGTTATTGCTGACCAAGATGACGAATCTATTCACGCAGGTCTACTTTACTTCTTTATCGCTCACGCAGGCTCCGTGTTAATCATGATTGCCTTCTTCTTGATGTGGCGTGAAAGTGGTAGCCTTGATTTTGATTCATTCCGTCAACTCTCTCTTTCTCCTGCAATGGCCTCTGTGGTGTTCTTACTGGGCTTCTTTGGTTTTGGTGCCAAAGCCGGTATGTTGCCATTACACAGTTGGTTACCAAAAGCTCACCCCGCAGCACCTTCACATGCATCGGCATTAATGTCAGGTGTGATGGTCAAAATTGGTATCTTCGGGATAATCAAAGTGGGTATCGATTTACTGGGTGCAACTGAAATGTGGTGGGGAATTGTTGTCCTCGCATTCGGTGCAGTTTCTTCTGTACTGGGTGTTATGTACGCATTAGCAGAGCACGATTTAAAACGTTTACTTGCATGGCATACCGTTGAAAATATCGGCATCATCTTAATGGGTGTTGGTGTGGGTATGGTAGGAATGGCAACAGATCATCCTGTTATTGCTGCACTTGGCCTGTTAGGTGCTTTATATCACTTATTAAACCATGCCGTGTTCAAAGGATTATTATTCCTTGGTGCTGGCGCGATTATTAACCAAATTCACACTCGTGATATGGATAAAATGGGTGGGTTAGCCAAACTGATGCCTTACACTGCAACGGCATTCTTAATCGGTTGTATGGCGATCTCCGCGTTACCACCATTAAACGGTTTTGTGAGTGAATGGTATACCTATCAGTCTCTATTCACGATGAGTCACGAAGGTAACTTCGTGATGCGCTTAAGTGGTCCTATTGCCATTATTATGTTGGCAATTACAGGGGCATTAGCAGCAATGTGTTTCGTTAAAGTCTATGGTGTTAGCTTCTGTGGCGGTCCTCGTAGTGAGCAAGCAACAAAAGCAAAAGAAGTACCACTACCAATGACGATTGCGATGGGTTTATTAGCGCTTTTCTGTGTTGTGTTAGGTGTGGGTGCTGCTTTTGTCGCACCAATTATTGCCAATATTGCAATGTCTCTTAGCGAAACCAGCGCATTAACTGTGGCTCAAGGCTCTATGCTTGTTCCTGATGCTGCATCACAAGCAATGTTCTCTCCAGCATTAACATTTGTTTTATTAATCGCTCTGCCGCTTATCCCATTCCTGATTTACCTCGGCCTGAAAGGTAATCAACCAGCGTTTCGTCGTAAAGGTAATCCTTGGGCGTGTGGTTATGTGTGGGAAAAAGACATGGCAGTGTCAGCAGGTGGCTTTACTCAAGCATTACGTAGCATGTTTGCACCGCTTTATCGTATGCGTAAACAACTTGATCCATCTCCATTGCTGTCTCGTGGTTTTAATAAAACACAGCTCGGTGCTGAAAAGGTCGAACCATTCTGGGATGAACGCATTATTTATCCTCTGGTTCGTGGTATCCAACGCTTTGCAAAACGTATCCAATGCCTACAAGGCGGGGATTTCAGACTCTATTGTCTATACGTTGTCGCAGCGCTGGTCATCTTGCTTTTAGTCATCGCAGCGTAA
- the hyfE gene encoding hydrogenase 4 membrane subunit yields MTGALIVNNLAGLMMITSLLVIGAKKPIASCWFYALQSFVLVMIFVTLANTLDAHQLTLWAITAFFTKVLLVPLILGFAFRKLSDPSANISVISPALLMLLAAVIVILSWFVVEPIQIPMVVDLKPALAVSLGHFMLGLLCIVTQRNILKQAFGYCLMENGSHLTLALLAWRAPELVEIGIATDAIFAVIVMAVLARKIYRTLNTLNVDQLTALKG; encoded by the coding sequence ATGACTGGAGCACTTATCGTAAACAATTTAGCGGGGTTAATGATGATCACCTCGCTACTGGTAATTGGCGCTAAAAAGCCGATTGCTTCATGTTGGTTTTATGCATTGCAATCTTTCGTTTTAGTGATGATCTTCGTCACTTTAGCCAATACATTGGATGCACACCAACTCACACTTTGGGCGATTACCGCCTTCTTTACTAAAGTTCTGCTTGTGCCACTTATTTTAGGATTTGCATTCCGTAAGTTATCCGATCCTAGTGCGAATATCAGTGTTATTAGCCCTGCACTTTTAATGTTGTTGGCTGCTGTTATCGTTATTTTAAGTTGGTTTGTGGTTGAGCCAATTCAAATACCAATGGTTGTTGATTTGAAACCTGCACTCGCGGTTTCTTTAGGACACTTTATGTTGGGTCTGCTTTGTATCGTGACTCAACGAAATATCCTAAAACAAGCTTTTGGTTACTGCTTAATGGAAAACGGCTCTCACTTAACACTGGCACTATTAGCGTGGAGAGCACCAGAACTGGTCGAAATCGGTATCGCCACTGACGCCATCTTTGCTGTGATTGTTATGGCAGTGTTGGCTCGTAAGATTTACCGCACGCTCAACACACTGAACGTGGATCAACTGACCGCGCTGAAGGGGTGA